One genomic region from Colletes latitarsis isolate SP2378_abdomen chromosome 10, iyColLati1, whole genome shotgun sequence encodes:
- the LOC143346654 gene encoding uncharacterized protein LOC143346654 — translation MGKTPKKAAPGGDERNLYNRRLLEATTATSNASETNLHKREREYKRPNRSKLSTQRKRIPANQRKGILHTPAQFLVNYNKKPIGRPPGSTKKKKLAVSNKSEESKPENMQPESEEAEVKLDATMENEDERKVVSKDNEEPVDEHVDHATSKDTPDSKEPEISTNQETPVMEDEKPTESEISKESKEAEKHEDSDIVLSFESDDCFPKAQEEKSNDVDSKEYSKEECHFEQPESKNDTQEKEDVQSESQTDTESYSVDILESTTSELSEVSEAATQNEAHKEKEKEEETNEKDVSFVSYDPSIMLKDVQIKLNDCMKDNSKLFETNSSEYDSLSQASKESSFGKTLRSISGRRSLNRMRYVTLRDEHRYSPNDSLFVNTSSVSLLPNESEDFKILRYSTGLSDIVSTSNGSSTERKRKFESDDWSSTKKPKTESDNSLLNTSISILKGLRRPIQVSTSRSELKFQTNKVDLTDEDSNASVNEGAAKKWCIIM, via the exons ATGGGTAAGACGCCAAAGAAGGCGGCCCCTGGGGGCGATGAGAGGAATTTGTACAATCGGAGACTGCTCGAAGCAACGACCGCGACGTCGAATGCTTCTGAAACGAACTTGCACAAGAGAGAACGCGAATACAAGCGTCCGAACAG GTCTAAGTTGAGCACCCAACGAAAAAGAATACCAGCTAATCAGAGAAAA GGTATACTTCATACGCCGGCACAATTTCTGGTGAACTATAACAAGAAGCCGATCGGTAGACCACCTGGCAGTACCAAGAAAAAAAAGCTGGCAGTCTCCAACAAAAGCGAGGAATCGAAGCCTGAAAATATGCAGCCAGAATCAGAGGAAGCAGAGGTTAAACTCGACGCGACTATGGAAAACGAAGATGAAAGGAAAGTCGTTTCCAAGGACAACGAGGAACCCGTCGACGAGCATGTTGATCACGCTACTTCCAAAGATACTCCGGATTCCAAAGAACCGGAGATCTCGACGAACCAAGAAACACCAGTAATGGAGGATGAAAAGCCCACAGAATCAGAGATATCGAAGGAGTCCAAGGAGGCAGAGAAGCACGAAGACTCCGACATCGTATTGAGTTTCGAGTCCGACGACTGTTTCCCGAAGGCACAAGAGGAAAAGTCGAACGACGTAGACTCGAAGGAGTACAGCAAAGAGGAATGTCATTTCGAGCAACCGGAATCGAAGAACGATACCCAAGAGAAGGAGGACGTGCAGAGCGAGTCCCAAACCGACACGGAGAGCTACTCGGTGGACATTTTGGAGTCCACGACGTCAGAGTTGTCCGAAGTGTCCGAGGCCGCGACGCAGAACGAAGCTCACaaagaaaaggagaaagaggaggagactaACGAGAAGGACGTATCGTTTGTTTCGTACGATCCCTCCATAATGCTGAAGGACGTGCAGATCAAGCTGAACGATTGCATGAAAGACAACTCGAAGTTGTTCGAGACGAATAGCTCGGAATACGACTCGCTGTCTCAGGCGTCGAAGGAGTCGTCCTTCGGCAAAACGCTGAGGAGCATTTCCGGCAGGCGTTCGCTGAACCGAATGCGTTACGTCACGTTACGCGACGAACACAGGTACTCGCCGAACGACTCGCTGTTCGTGAATACCTCGAGCGTGTCGTTGCTTCCGAACGAGTCAGAGGACTTCAAGATCTTACGCTACAGTACAGGCCTGTCGGACATTGTCTCCACCTCCAACGGCAGCTCCACAGAGAGAAAACGGAAGTTCGAATCCGACGACTGGAGTTCCACGAAGAAACCAAAAACAGAGTCCGACAACAGTTTATTGAAcacctcgatcagcattttgaaAGGACTGCGCAGACCTATTCAAGTATCCACTTCGCGATCGGAACTGAAATTTCAGACCAACAAAGTGGACCTTACGGACGAGGATAGCAACGCGTCGGTGAACGAAGGCGCTGCAAAGAAATGGTGTATCATTATGTAA